The Erinaceus europaeus chromosome 6, mEriEur2.1, whole genome shotgun sequence sequence ttagagcagtgccctggttctctgcctctccctctctcatgaaataaatcttttttaaaaagaaactagagATCTTGACTATCAGAAATGAGTTCCATGTGGCAATAGTCCAACATAAATTTATTTCACAGTACTGAATACCTCAGATCTCTGCAGTGGCCTCTTCAAAGTGACAGCTGTGATTGTGACAAATTATTCAAGCTCTCTAAGTTGTGTTTCCTGCAGGGCTTCAACTGAAAAAGTCACAAAGGCAGGGAAACTGGTTTGGTGCAGGAAGCAGTGGCCCTCAAAAACATGTTTCCCTCCCTTGGCATGGTCACCCTCCATCAAGGTACTGATGttgccccattctctctctctctctctctctctctctctctctctctgacattcAAGAGGTAAATGTGAGGGGAATGGAGAAACTGAGAAAATCCACTGGTCTAGTGCCCCAAATCATATTGTAAGTATCAGGActggggggtggcgcacctggttgagcgcacatgtcataaGTATGCAGGGAAAAAATACAAGTGTTTCTTTTCAGCATAGTATTATAAACCATCTAAATCCTCCTTGGTAGTTGTAAGTGAATTATATGAATACTAATCATTCTTGTTATATTTACATGTATTATTTTGACCTGGTACTAGGAAATGAACCCAAAACTGTCCAGATGCATTGTACCATTAAGTTGCCTCCAGACCCtatttttctattcatttttaagagagagagtgtacaacactgcttcaccatccttgATGTCATCTGTGGTGCTTCCATGTTGTTatgactcaaacccaggacctcatggaaGATAAGACGTGCTGTATTGAGTGAactggtccctggtccccatcacacTTACATTGCTTAATTTAACTCGGATTAAAAGTCAGGTTATAGGGGAATGAGCATCTGTACAGATCCCATCAGTAAAGCCATGTTTTTCCCACATGTGTACTTTACGTAGTAGTTGTGGGACAATAGCAGAGGGAACTCTCATCTAGTCCATCCCTACACCCCATTCTCACACGTTTCTTAGGAGGGGATTCAGTCTCAGAGATGTGTGGTTACTTAGCAGAGGCCACATAACAGGGAACAGCAGAGCTGGGACTGGAGCCTTAGCCCCCACTATCCTTGCTTCAGGGCTGACCTAGGGGATGGTCTCCTGGGTGACAGCAGATGTACTCCACTGCAGTCCCAGGGATCCAACAGGCTGTTCTGGACTGCCCATGGTGGACACCGAGCCTCTGTCCTGGTGAGGGACCTCAGGCTTAATCATACATCTCATTTTTCTCAACTAGCACCCAACAATggagactggggccaggtggtggtatgcctggttaagcacacattacagtgcacaaggacccaggttcaagcccctggtccccacctacaggggggaagctttgtgaatagtgaagcagtgctacaggtatctctatcttccccttccctcttaatttctcacttactctatccaataaataaataaaaacagtaaatatTGTTCCCTCTCCTGAATTCATGCCTGCTCTCCACTGCTAGCTTGGCCCCAACATGGCTTCTCTGATTTACATCAAGAAATTCTCAGCCCCCCATCTTTGCCTCTTCCTTTTAGTGCTTCTTGAATTtgctaactttttttctttttcttttcctttttttaaaattgtttctttttttcctgcctccagttattggggcttgatgccagcaatatgaattcaccactcctggcagctttttttttttccttttcatttgataggacagagagaaattggggtgggagaagatagagggagagaacgatagacacctgtagacctgcttcaccgttcatgaagtgtccctgctgcatgCGGGGTGAGGGGGCTCAAACGATGGTCCTTGTGCGTATCCTTGCACGTAGTACTatagtactacatgtgcttaactgggtgtgccactgcccagcccccaacttttttttttctttaagatttctgTATTTTGTGATAGAAGGAACATTGATCTGCTCTGGgctatgtggtactggggttggaacctggggTCCCATGCTTACAGGTCTTTTTCTCTACCAGTAAATCATTTACTGCCTTTTCATTCCTAAATTGTGTGAGGTCTGGAGATTTTCCCAGCATGGTTGTACTTTTCtgactagaaagaaagaagaaattttatCCCCAAGCATTTCCACATCTCTTCCTCCCCATCACTTGGAAAGTCACGTTATTTTTTCCAAACAAGTCACCTtgctgtgtgtggagagagagacagagtttaTTCAGACCCACACACAGTGATGGACTAACCAGACAGGAAGCAGAGCTCAGAGTCCTTGGAAGAATATAGTTCAAGGGCAGAAAACTGCAGTACCTTCCAGGGTTGGCTGTCAGGGAGATGTGGGCCCCTGATAGGTGGGGACACTGGGCTGAGAAAGTGACAAGCTTCCCGGGTCAGGAGCCAGTGAGAAAAGGAAACTTAAGACCCACTGATGGAACCCTATACATTCAGTCATATGTAAATAAGGAAAAGCAGCTGGGGCCACTTAGCAGCAAAATTGTCCCCAAACCCATATTTCCATATTTCTAGTCCCGTGTGCCTGTCCCCACTTACAGGCTTTAGCTCTGGCATACCAAAGTGCACTGTGCAGTAGACCAAAAAAGCACTGAAACCCTATGTTCCCTCTCGACTAGAACACCTTTTTCCCCCTTCATGTTGTTAACTTTGTGAAAGAAGAACGTATCATTACCAAGTTCCTTTGTGTCCTCGCCCTGACAATCAAAGAGGTGACCTGCCCTGGAGGACTCTTGGGAATTCAGATTCTGAACTGCAGACACTCTGATTCCCCAGGAGCTGGGTTGAGCCCTTGCACCCAGGCTCTGTCCAGTAGCCCAGCTGATGGAGAGAAGGAACCAGCTAGAGCAGCAGAAGACAGGCTACCAGCGTCCTTACCGTTAACCTCATCTTGGGACTTGGGGGAACGCTTGCTGCGCCTCTTGAGGAAATTTGAGGCATCTGATTCCTGCATGAAGATCTTCTGCTCCCCGCCTAGAACCCGAGAGAGGCTGGTCACAGCCTGCACAGGCTCCTCAGGGCTGCCCACCGCCCTGCACCCCAGGGACCCCCAAGCACTCACCTTTCTGGGTCTCCTGTCCTACCACCTGTCTGGAGCGTACAGACGCACCAGCACCCTCCTGCAGCACTGTGGGGCCAGAGCACAGTGTGAGAGTGCAAAATCCTGAGAGGATCCCACCAGGCCTAGAGCTGCCCAGGCTCTGTGACTTGCCAGGTGCTGTTGTGATGACTCTGTGTCTCTTGAATACCAGTCACGAGCCCATCTGCCCAGGAAACCACCAGGCATTCTCCTCTTGTTCATGCTTTTTGTGTTGTCATATATACACACATCAGGCATAGCACCCCCTTTTTACCAGGGTTGTCTGAGCAGCATCCCCCCCCAATACTCACCAGACAAAACCACAAGAGCTGAGAGACAGGAGAACAGAAGCACATGTCTCCAGGCCATTTTGGGGAGACAGTTGTCTGGGGACCGCAGGACAGACAGGCAGGCTTTTGCAGAACCCGAAGCTGCTGGGTCCTCACTTCTGTGTCATGCAAGCCAGGatgaaggggaaaagggagagaaaggcaggaagCTGGGGtgcctgggaggtggggggagagtgggAGGGCTCCTGGCTGTAGCTTCCATTGGCTACAGCATCAGAGATGTTTTTGGCACCTCATAAACCTCCCAAAGCTGAGCCTGtcactgtgggggccaggctgggacAGTCTTGAAGTTTCCAAGATCCACACCCAAGGAGCTGCAGTGGGAAAGCCCAGTGTGCAGGTCAGGATTCCAAAGACCAAGGGCAGCTTTCAGAGAGCCCCTAACATCTGCTTCAGGAAACTGGGGGCTCTATTCCTCAAGGCCGAAGAAtttaggaaggagaaggaagtcaGGTATCAGGCAGGCGGGGGCTAGAATGGCTGGAAGATCCCATGAAGTGATGGTGGCAGGGACATGTGAGCCATTCCACAGGCCATCTGAGTCCCCTTCTCCCAAGACATATCCCCCAGCTACTGCTCTTGATCAGACAAAGCACAGACCCCTAGCCTGGGTTCTTGGAGCCCTTTTGTAGACATGGAGGTGAGAGCCcaccttccccatggagacaCCATATGTAACGACCACGCTAGGAaaatccacttttcttttttttattttaaactttattttttaattttatttactggatagtgacagagagaaattgagaggggagagggagatagagagggagagagacagagacatctgcagccctgcttcaccacttgtgaaactttccccctgcaggtggggaccggggtttgaacctgggtccttgcacactataatgtgtgtactcaaccaggtgcaccaccgtctggctcCAAAAAGCCACTTTTCCAGAGGAGATGGATAATACCACCTAGAAAGAGGAGCAACTGGGTTTCTCAAGATGGAAACACAGATTGTATCAGAGCACTATAGGGTATCAGAGCACAGAGCCTTTGGAGGTATGTCCTTGGCATGAGAACCATATTCACCTCTTCATCCCAACAGAATTGCATTTTGGCCACTGTCTAGAATCCCCCTAATGGAGACAATTGCTAAAACAGAAACACAGCCACACATCCCCAAAACTCTCCTTTTAAGGTTAAAACATGGGGCATGCATGCCtgaaagcccaggttcaatccctagcaccgcatataccaaagctgagcagtgctctggtttctctctcattaaatacatcTTCAAAAGATCCCTGTTCATTAGAGCTCACATGTACAGGGACAAGAATGTTAGTGGCACAGGAATAACTGAGATAGAGAAAATGAAGTGAGTAAATGGGTTGGTttccaaggaaggaaggaatgtgcCACTAACATTCACACCAATTCTTGGGGCTGGTGACTCACAAGAGTCCTCTTTAGggcaggggggtagatagcataatggttatgcaaagagactgttatgcctgagactccatattctcaggttcaatcccccataccaccataaaccagagctgaacagtgctctggtaaaaaatccaaaaacaaaaaagagttcTCTTTAATGCTGGCCAGGCCTACTTCACAGCCTGGGTGGACTCTGAATGATCAACACAGGAGGGGCAGCATGCATGGGGACACATTCATCTAGTAGGTCAACCAAATGTCACCTGAGGGAGGGCGGTGCCTCAGGACAGAGCAAGCTTGATGGGACTCACAAGGGAAAAAACAGGTGTAGATACCTCTGAAAGCCATAAAATCTACTGCCTTTCAGTGAACAAAACTTCTTTAGGTTTGTTCACTGCAACACCAAATATTTAATTACTGTAGAGTCCAcagagatggctcagcagtagaacACAATTTGcacaccagaggttccaggatcaaTACCTGGTGCAGTACATTGTAAAACTTAGTGATGCTCGGGTCTCTTTGTCATGATAAATATACATCTTAATGACTGTAAACCAGATACTTATGCCAGTTGCTGACTtttgtcacttgtgaagtgtgGACTGAAGtcaacttgtgaagcatcttcaaTGCACTTTCCAGTCAGTTTCCAGTCAGCAGGACACTGCCTGCTCTCCCTGTAGAAAGGCCTTAGATCTCAAGCCCCATGTGGTCTCTGAGGTCCAGGCTGAGAGAAATAACAGGAGATCCAGAATGCACTGAGTGGGGATGGAGGCCCAACATGGGAGATAATTATGGTACTGGAATAATGAACTTGCAGCattagagagatagctcattgggTAAAGTGCTTGCCTCTTTGTGTACACAGCCCAGAGCCACTTGGGAGATGCTGtggcactggagaaagctctggtgctgtggtatcactCCATGTCTCTCTAGATGAATGAAAAAATGCCCTAGTACAGGGAGACCACACTCCTACACACATAGATATATCCAGGGATAgccaaagctttccttctggacCTATTAGTGACTACACTTCCACTAGACACCATGGTCCCACTGTGTTGTCCAAAATTGAATATTTGGAACCCCATTTTCTGTATCTAGAGTTACTAGTTTATTGTGGGGGGTATTctattttggttttttgtttgttttgttttttcccactTCATGTTTGTGGTCAGATTGTGTTTCTAAGCCTGTCCATGGAGTGGGTATCCATTTTATAGGGGTTAGTTAAGGATTGTTTGGGGGGAGTGACTCATTGACCTTGGAACCAAGGACTCCCCAGAACTCAGCCTCCTAAGGGATTTCACTAAGGGATACAAATACTTCCCCACCACTTCCTCTGGCCTCAGAAGCCTCAGTGAGAAGGAAATACCTTCAACATCAGGGTGAAGGCTTGCTTGTTGGGCAAGAAAGagggcttgaaaaaaaaaaaagctttaattcACTTGAGGTGTCTCTGGGACTGTCTGTGTTGACACAGATGGGTGTGGAAAACAGAAAATGAGGCCTCGTGACAACATGTCTAAGGTCtttggtatttattttcctttaaagatTCCTATCCCTCTAAGTAAGCACCTTACCAGAAGTTCAGAAatgttatttgtatttttatctaTCCCGTGCCATGGAATTATTCTCTGCCCCTGTGAAAATGGTGACTGGAGCAGCTGGGGGaaatagttcatctggtagagtacaggagCAGGCTCCCTGAGGctctgtgtgccagagtgatgctctgacttctttggtttctctttcatgtgaaactctctcatgtgatttaaatagtaataaaatctTTGGGAGAAAGATCAAAAAGAACCAGGGAAGTAGCTAAACAtgttggagcacaggacttgcctgcgTGAGGCACTGGAGGCCAcagatttgatccctggtaccatctTATGTCGGAATTGAATGATGCTCTAATCtcacacaaaagtaaatgttttttaaaaatatttatttattcccttttgttgcccttgtttttttattgttgtagttactattgttgttgtcattgttggataggacagagagaaatggagagaggaggggaagacagagagggggagagaaagacacctacagacctgcttcactgcttgtgaagtgactcccctgcaggtggggagccgggggcttgaaccaggatccttgagccagtccctgcgctttgcgccacctgtgcttaacccgctgcactaccgcctgactccccaaaagcaagtatttttaatgttttttttccctttaattttcctcctcttcatcctcctttaagtcttccttctcctcctcctgtatTGTCACCAGAgataatgctggggctcagtgcttgcacaatgaacTCCAttggccattttcttcctttctttttctctcttttttttttcttcttttatttgataggacagtgagaaattgggaggaggagggagaaagagagacacctgcagcactgcttcaccactcatgaagcttgccctgcaggtgaggaccagggccttgaacccagatccttgctcatggtaatgtgtgccctcaactgggAGCATCACTTCCTGGCCCCACTGTTTTCTCTTAAATCACTGTCCCAGTCCTTCTGGAGtccactctgctctctctctgagTTCGCCTGCACGCCTGCGCCCAGCTGACTGTCTGACTTCCTTCTCTCGTTCCAGTGTGCTTGCAGGCACCCTCAAATGCTCTGTTCTTTGCTCCGTGTTGGTATCAGGCTTCTTTCCTGGCCCAGCAGTATCTGGCAGTGGATCTGGCATGTCTTGCAGTGAGTAGGGCTGGGTACAGAGGTATCATTGATAACCTGCCTGAGCCGCCGCTGAGAGAGTTGGTCATTTCTTTGAACAAaggctctctgtgtgtgtttctcgctctctgtctctctggggatGGAACACTGAGCTACTTTCTGGCT is a genomic window containing:
- the UCMA gene encoding unique cartilage matrix-associated protein produces the protein MAWRHVLLFSCLSALVVLSVLQEGAGASVRSRQVVGQETQKGGEQKIFMQESDASNFLKRRSKRSPKSQDEVNAENRQKARADELRREYYEEQRNEYENFVEEQNDEQEERSREAIEQWRQWHYDGLYPSYLYNRHHI